In Holophagales bacterium, one DNA window encodes the following:
- a CDS encoding peptidylprolyl isomerase: MKLTSRRTGAVLSLVAVSLACGRSALPAPAAGRDPAAVVARWTGGEIRRGAIEEALERRLAAVPKPIALETRKAIVRQVIERRVRAAMLFEEAKANGFAERPEVLKREVAAEESFLAEDLLARETADVRASEAQVDAEVARRLASESNEEARKFSHLFLRAPASDPAGRARAEAQMKAIRQELDRGGNFNELAEKYSSSVTARGGGRIEWTLRSALGRGAADVIFGLKVGEVSAVIRSTDGFHLFRLDGIRPGASADAEAVRRDVRRELDREARAAAANARRQQELDAHGVELPPSERRGGSEDEVASRLEAGNRLLAAVRRAQGLTPEIVARLEEVRRQAVVESYRERLSEGFDTEPTEAEIERFHRERGESDLLLRDFQVDVLFFPQTAESVAEVYAAGEEIVAALRAGVTFDDLLRRKVRPDARLCREVRGVDLAALGRTSIRLRKALLSLEPGAVSPVIYLDGPRTEVAARTCVLDGRGVAFVRLRGFGTQPLASARESIRAALQQEKRAAAVEALQTKLIARSGLEILVPEG, translated from the coding sequence ATGAAGCTCACATCTCGAAGAACGGGGGCTGTGCTCTCCCTGGTCGCCGTCTCTCTGGCCTGCGGGCGCTCCGCGCTGCCCGCGCCCGCCGCCGGTCGCGATCCCGCGGCGGTCGTGGCGCGGTGGACGGGCGGGGAGATCCGCCGCGGGGCGATCGAGGAAGCGCTCGAGCGGCGACTCGCGGCGGTCCCCAAGCCGATCGCTCTCGAAACCCGGAAGGCGATCGTCCGCCAGGTGATCGAGCGCCGGGTCCGCGCGGCGATGCTGTTCGAGGAGGCGAAGGCGAACGGCTTCGCCGAGCGGCCAGAGGTCCTGAAGCGCGAAGTGGCTGCCGAGGAGAGCTTCCTGGCCGAGGACCTGCTGGCACGGGAGACGGCTGACGTCCGGGCGAGCGAGGCCCAGGTCGACGCGGAGGTCGCTCGGCGGTTGGCGTCCGAATCCAACGAGGAGGCCCGGAAGTTCAGCCATCTCTTTCTGCGCGCGCCGGCCTCCGACCCGGCGGGGCGTGCGCGGGCCGAGGCCCAGATGAAGGCGATCCGCCAGGAGCTCGACCGGGGCGGCAATTTCAACGAGCTTGCCGAGAAATACTCGAGCTCGGTGACCGCCCGCGGCGGGGGGCGCATCGAGTGGACGCTGCGCAGCGCGCTCGGACGCGGCGCGGCCGACGTGATCTTCGGCCTCAAGGTGGGGGAGGTCAGCGCGGTGATCCGCTCGACGGACGGGTTCCACCTCTTCCGGCTCGACGGGATTCGCCCGGGCGCCAGCGCGGACGCCGAGGCCGTTCGTCGCGACGTCCGCCGGGAGCTGGACCGCGAGGCGCGTGCCGCCGCGGCGAACGCGCGACGGCAACAAGAGCTCGACGCGCACGGCGTGGAGCTCCCGCCCTCGGAGCGGCGCGGAGGCTCCGAAGACGAGGTCGCGTCGCGGCTCGAGGCCGGGAATCGCCTGCTGGCCGCCGTGCGGCGCGCGCAGGGCCTGACGCCCGAGATCGTGGCGCGCCTCGAGGAGGTCCGTCGCCAGGCGGTGGTCGAGTCCTATCGCGAGCGGTTGAGCGAAGGGTTCGACACCGAGCCGACCGAGGCGGAGATCGAGCGCTTCCACCGGGAGCGCGGGGAGAGCGATCTCCTGTTGCGCGATTTCCAGGTCGATGTGCTGTTCTTTCCGCAGACCGCCGAGAGTGTGGCCGAGGTGTACGCGGCGGGGGAGGAGATCGTGGCGGCGCTGCGCGCCGGGGTGACGTTCGACGATCTCCTGCGCCGGAAGGTGCGTCCCGATGCCCGACTCTGCCGCGAGGTCCGCGGCGTCGACCTCGCGGCCCTGGGCCGCACGTCGATCCGGCTGCGCAAGGCGCTGCTGAGTCTCGAGCCCGGCGCGGTCTCGCCGGTGATCTACCTCGACGGGCCGCGCACCGAGGTTGCCGCTCGCACCTGTGTCCTCGACGGGCGTGGCGTCGCTTTCGTCCGTCTGCGTGGTTTCGGCACGCAGCCGCTGGCGAGCGCACGGGAGTCGATCCGGGCGGCGCTCCAGCAGGAGAAACGGGCGGCGGCAGTCGAGGCCCTGCAGACGAAGCTGATCGCCCGCTCGGGTCTCGAGATCCTGGTCCCCGAAGGGTAG
- a CDS encoding proprotein convertase P-domain-containing protein: protein MEIRRLAVQGLTIAMVALGAAQLFAAVTQSSTDVPKAIPDNSSTTSTLNFTVNGTIIDANLTFDISHAWDSDVVVSLTGPAAPIQLLVQNCGGSADNFTNTTIDEDAGAFPCAGTTGAPFTGSFQSPAAGTMNAFDTTASGGTWTLTVGDDSSIITGTLNSWSLTLDGAAPLPVELQSFTID from the coding sequence ATGGAAATCCGCCGGCTCGCTGTCCAGGGATTGACGATCGCAATGGTTGCCCTCGGTGCCGCGCAGCTCTTCGCTGCAGTCACCCAGTCGAGCACCGACGTGCCCAAGGCGATTCCCGACAACAGCAGCACCACCAGTACGCTGAATTTCACGGTCAACGGCACGATCATCGACGCCAACCTGACGTTCGACATCTCCCACGCCTGGGACTCCGACGTCGTCGTCAGCCTGACCGGCCCGGCGGCCCCGATCCAGCTCCTGGTGCAGAACTGCGGCGGCAGTGCGGACAACTTCACCAACACGACGATCGACGAGGATGCCGGGGCCTTCCCGTGCGCGGGAACCACCGGCGCCCCCTTCACCGGATCGTTCCAGTCGCCGGCCGCCGGCACGATGAACGCCTTCGACACCACGGCGTCGGGCGGCACCTGGACGCTCACCGTGGGCGACGACTCCTCGATCATCACCGGAACGTTGAACTCGTGGTCGCTCACCCTCGACGGCGCGGCGCCGCTCCCGGTCGAGCTGCAGAGCTTCACGATCGACTGA
- a CDS encoding sulfatase-like hydrolase/transferase: MSGHAVADAMRHILSRIDRRCSAGACSLLFAALLLPGCSPATRRTPTNVVLVSVDTLRPDRLGCYGATQVETPAIDALATSGVRFTQAFTPVPLTLPAHWTLLSGVEPWHHGVVDNGMTLAAPPVAMLAERFAAAGYDTAAFVSAFVLHRTFGLDRGFARYDDGPAADAALDQLLHATGRADERVDRALAWLRRERTKPFFLWLHLFDPHAPYEPPPGFRARYADRPYDGEVAFVDTQVARLLSALERSGASAQTLVVLASDHGESLGEHGELTHGVLLYDATLHVPLIFRLPGRLAAAEVRRDPVTLADVAPTVLALAGLDATPGVDGRDLFGSTDTPRRLAAVSESPHRRLGWATLVAVREAGWKYIAAPRPELYSLADDPREQVDRSGDAAARAAPLARAARAIETTMRSRLAERRAAEPKKEEQARLAALGYLGGPRSAAAPSTDPKDAIASLSEIDRAYQLFAEGRFDEAEATLRSLLGQARIPPAAALEGLARLAKLRDRNAEAESLYRQLLAQDPESVAALAQLVVLARQRRDHHLAVELARRLVALAPTDGGASRLLADALLAAGDAVAAETEWRRGIAVAPRAGWLRLGFARFLIASGHRDEGERELDRILGDEDQPADLVAAARVARGGTTR, encoded by the coding sequence GTGTCTGGTCACGCGGTCGCCGACGCCATGCGCCACATCCTCTCGAGGATCGACCGGAGGTGCTCCGCGGGGGCTTGTTCGCTCCTCTTCGCGGCGCTCCTCCTCCCGGGTTGCTCGCCCGCCACCCGACGCACGCCGACCAACGTCGTGCTGGTGTCGGTCGACACGCTGCGCCCCGACCGGCTCGGCTGCTATGGCGCGACGCAGGTCGAGACCCCGGCGATCGACGCCCTCGCCACGTCGGGCGTCCGCTTCACGCAGGCGTTCACGCCGGTTCCGCTGACCCTCCCGGCGCACTGGACCCTCCTCTCCGGCGTCGAGCCCTGGCACCACGGCGTGGTCGACAACGGCATGACCCTCGCCGCGCCGCCGGTGGCGATGCTCGCCGAGCGCTTCGCGGCCGCCGGCTACGACACCGCGGCGTTCGTTTCGGCTTTCGTTCTCCACCGCACCTTCGGACTCGATCGCGGATTCGCCCGCTACGACGACGGACCGGCGGCGGATGCCGCGCTCGACCAGCTGCTGCATGCGACCGGCCGGGCCGACGAGCGGGTCGATCGTGCCCTCGCCTGGCTGCGCCGCGAGCGGACGAAGCCGTTCTTCCTCTGGCTCCATCTCTTCGATCCGCACGCACCCTACGAGCCCCCGCCGGGCTTCCGCGCCCGTTACGCCGACCGCCCCTACGACGGCGAGGTCGCCTTCGTCGACACCCAGGTCGCGCGCCTGCTCTCGGCGCTCGAGCGCTCCGGCGCGTCCGCCCAGACGCTCGTCGTGCTGGCCTCCGACCATGGCGAGAGCCTGGGCGAGCACGGCGAGCTGACGCACGGGGTGTTGCTCTACGACGCGACGCTCCACGTGCCGCTGATCTTTCGCCTGCCGGGGAGGCTCGCGGCAGCCGAGGTCCGTCGCGACCCCGTCACCCTGGCCGACGTGGCGCCGACCGTGCTGGCGCTCGCCGGCCTGGACGCGACTCCCGGCGTCGACGGCAGGGACCTGTTCGGTTCGACCGACACGCCCCGCCGGCTCGCGGCGGTCTCCGAGTCGCCGCACCGCCGCCTCGGCTGGGCGACGCTCGTCGCCGTTCGCGAGGCCGGGTGGAAGTACATCGCCGCGCCGCGCCCCGAGCTCTACTCGCTTGCCGACGATCCCCGGGAGCAGGTCGACCGGAGCGGCGACGCGGCGGCGCGGGCGGCTCCGCTCGCCCGAGCGGCTCGGGCGATCGAGACGACGATGCGGTCACGGCTGGCGGAGCGGCGCGCAGCCGAGCCGAAGAAGGAAGAGCAAGCCCGGCTTGCGGCCCTTGGCTACCTCGGCGGTCCCCGGTCGGCGGCCGCACCGTCAACCGATCCGAAAGACGCCATTGCGTCGCTGAGCGAGATCGACCGTGCCTATCAGCTGTTCGCCGAGGGTCGCTTCGACGAGGCCGAGGCGACCCTGCGCTCGCTCCTCGGCCAGGCGCGGATCCCTCCGGCGGCCGCGCTCGAGGGGCTGGCACGGCTGGCCAAGCTGCGCGACCGCAATGCCGAGGCCGAGTCGCTCTATCGCCAGTTGCTCGCGCAGGATCCCGAGTCGGTGGCGGCGCTCGCGCAGCTCGTCGTCCTCGCTCGTCAACGCCGCGACCACCACCTCGCGGTCGAGCTGGCGCGGCGTCTGGTCGCCCTCGCGCCGACCGACGGTGGCGCCAGTCGGCTGCTCGCCGACGCCCTGCTCGCGGCGGGGGACGCTGTGGCAGCGGAGACCGAGTGGCGGCGGGGGATTGCCGTCGCTCCCCGCGCCGGCTGGCTGCGGCTCGGCTTCGCCCGTTTCCTGATCGCCTCCGGCCACCGCGACGAAGGCGAGCGCGAGCTCGATCGGATCCTCGGCGACGAGGATCAACCCGCCGATCTCGTCGCCGCAGCGCGGGTCGCGAGGGGTGGCACCACACGTTGA